DNA sequence from the Streptomyces sp. HUAS 15-9 genome:
CCCGGTCCTCATTCTCGGCCCCTCGCTCGGGACGACATGGAACACGTCGTAGATGCCGTCCAGGGCCGTCCATCCAGTCCTATGTGGAAACGTATGTCCAGTTTCGGGATCCGGTGGCGAGATGGTGTCCACGGGGTTTGTGATTCGCCCGTGACAGCTGAATGTACGACGGAGCCCCGCCGGACCAGTCCGGCGGGGCTCCGTCGTGCGGCTGGTCAGGATGGGGTGGAGCCCGTGCGAGGGCTCCGTTGTACCCCGGCTCCGCTACAGGGAATCGCGCAGGCCCTGCCTGCACTGCCGGTGGGACCCGCGGCCCTGCCAGTTGTGCAGGTATTGGAAGCAGGAGGGTGCTGACCCGGGCCTTCCCGGAGGAATACGGGGTGACCTACGAAAACTCCCCCTCGTTTGCCGAGTTCATGTGTCCTGGCGGTCTACAGCGAGACTGGCCTGGAGAGCAGTACCGGATCTTGGAGCAGGCCCTTACCAGGTTGGGGATGACTTCAAGGGCGACGTCCAGGCAATGGTTCACCCAGACGGTCGCCTGCAGAAACTCCGCCGCTGCGGTGGCGGTTGGCCACGGTATGGCTCCGTCGACGAACACGGGCTGTACCGGCAGGGCCGTGATCTGCCGTTCGCCGGGGCGCTGTTCGCCGTCGGCGGTCTCGCGCTCGCCGGCCTGCCCCCGTTCGGCACGGGCTTGGGTAAGGCCGTCACCGAACACTCCGGCGCGGAACGACTCTTGTGGCGGTACTCCTCGCCGCAGCCGCTGTATGGGGACCAGCTCGGCGGTGGCCGTTCGCGGGCCGGGTCACGGCTGTCTGCGAGACGGTGGGACGGCGGGTGATCGTGCCGTTGCGGCGGCTGCACTCGGGACACCTGGGTGACTACGTCGCCTGGCTCGCCGTCGGGGTCGCGGTGCTGCTGGTCGCCGTGACCGCGCAGTGCGCCGTCACCGAGCCGCCGCCAACTTGAAGTAGCAGGTCAAAGCTCTTGGGAGGCGTCCACGGAGATCCGGTACTTGGTGGCAGGCGGTGCGGTGGCTTTGAGACGGCGGCCGCCCTCGCGGCACGGCACCCCTGCAGCGGCAACCTGAATTCGCTGGTCATGGGGCTGGCGTGGGCGGGGGCTGAGGTGCTCGCGCCGGTCGCGGGCGTGATCAGTAGCAGGTGATCGTCCGTCAGCGCTGGATCTCGGTGTTCGTCAGCACGAGGAGAGCCCGCAGGAGCGTGGTCGCGTGTCGGGCGTTCATGCGGACCTTGGTGAGGATCCGCCAGTTCTTGAGGTCGGCGAAGCCGTGCTCGTTCGCCGCGCGCTCACGGCTGATCAGCTTGTTCGCCTCCTTCTGGGCGGTGCTGGGGGGATGGCCGCGGGTCGCTTTGCGGCCGGTGATGATCACGGGGTCGTCCGGATCGTCGTCCAGGCCGGTGAAGCCGAGGTCCGCCAGTGCCCCGAGGCCAGCCTCCCGCAGCTTGGCGGTGATCTTGTGGTGTCGGGCGGTGGTGACCTCGCTGGAGCGGCCCGGCCTCGCCGCGGAGATCCACACCAGGTTGCCCCGCTCGTCGGGCAGAGCGAGAAACAGCAGGCCATGGGCCTTGTGCTTCCCGCTGTAGTTCGGCCGGTTGGCGTCACCGGTGCGTCTGCGAGTACGGACGAGAGTGCCGTCGAGCAACACAACGACGCCACTCTTCCGGGCGATCTTCTTCAGCGCCGGCTCCAACCGCGGAGCCCGCGCGGCGAGCAGGCCGATCTCTTCCAGCAGCCAGCGGCGCACGGTGGAGGCGGAGACGTCGTTGCCACCCGCCAAGTCGGAAAGCCTCTGGTCGTGGCGGAGGACCGCCAGGACGATCAGGGCGATCCGGCCGGACGGGAGCTTGCGCCAGCGGGAGCGGATCTTCTTCAAGTGACCCCGGACCAGGCCGGAGACCAAGTCCAGGGTGGCACTCGACAGCGGCAGGCGGCACTGGTAGACAAGCCCTTCGGTGCCCTCGGCGGGGCTGGTGTTCTTTCGCATGGAATCCCCAACACCCGTCGGCGGCCCGTGCGTTATGCCGCAATCCGGCCGCAGCCAGTCAGACGGAGGGCTCTGGCAGGGCGATGAAGAAGAACGCTTCACGGGGCGGCCGTACGGGAGTTAAGACTACACAGGCGCCAGCGGGAGTGCAGGGCGCACCGGTTGGCTTCGACAGGGCCTGCCCCATGGGGCACTGCCCGGAAGGGAGGGTGCCCGCGCCTGCTCTATGCGGGTGCGGGCACCCCGTCTCAGGCGGCCGTCGTCACCGAGAACCCCGGCGGCAGGGACATCTCGCGGCACTCGCACCGGAGATCAGTGCACAGCTTCTCGTGGGCGAGCACGGCCAGCACCGCGACCTGAAGCCGCGTCTGCTGTTCCAGCTTCTCCACGATCCGCGCAATGTGCGCCTTCACCGTGCGCTCCGCGATCCCCAGCTCCCGGGCCAGTTCCCGGTTCCCGGCTCCCGTGCCCACGAGCAGGAGTACCTCCCGCTCACGACCTGTGAGCCTTTTGAGCTTCCACAGGCCCTTCACCGGATGGGCGCCCATCCGACGGTAGGCACAGGCATGACCGCCTGCATCGGACCGTTCAGTCATTCCGGCCCTTCCTGACCACCGCTTTTCCCCGGAAGACCCCCGTGGCCCGGGCTGCTGCGCTGATCATCTACAACCTAGCGGCTTGCGCCGACGGTATCGCGGATCGTCACGTTGCCTCCACACCCGAAAAGGCGGTGCCCGAAAGGGCATTGTCCCTTCAGGCTGTGCCCGACCGGGCCATGCCTGAAGAGACAATTTCGGTCAAGGAGTCCCGTCCGTAGGTTCGTTGACGATCACACAGAAACCCATACGACACGGGAGTCACGCATGCTCACGTCCACGACCGGCCGTCTCGCCTCTGCCGCCATCGCTACCGTTGCCGGGCTCGCCGTCCTCGCCCCGGCTGCCCACGCCGCCCCGGCGAAGCAGGCGGCCAAGCTGACCGTCCCGGCGTACGAGAAGTACCTGAAGCAGCAGAGCGCCCCGGCCGCAAAGAAGGCCGCCGCCCAGTTCGCCAAGCTGAACAAGAACCAGAAGCAGGTCTTCGTCAAGACCCTCCAGGACCAGAAGGTCTACAAGGCCCTCACCGGCAAGGCCTGGGGCAAGATCCGCAACGTCACCACTGTCGACCGCTACAACAAGAACGTCACCTTCGTCACCAAGGCGTCCTTCAAGACCGCCAAGGGCAAGGCCCGCACCACCACGGCGACGTTCTCCGTGACGGAGAAGATCTTCAACATCCCCGTCACCACCGAGGGCGCCACCCTCGTCTACCCGACCGTCGGCAAGCTCCCCGGCACCACCACGGCCAGCACCGACGTGTTCAACATCAACGCCGCGATCCGTATCGACGCCACCAGCAGCGTCAAGGGCAACGACGCCAGCGGTCGTATCACCGCCCTCCCGCGGGTCAAGTCCTTCGGGAAGAAGGCCGTCAAGCGCGTCACCCTCCACTCCACCAAGCAGGCCTTCATCGGCCAGCTCGTCAACCAGAAGTAACACCCCCGCACGGCGGGGGCCGCACTCCCACCCCCGAGGAGAGCGGCCCCCGTCCCAAAAGACCGAGCGGCGCCCGTGGACAGATTCCCCCGTCCAGCCCTGGTCAGGCGATCGTTTCCCTCTTGCGTACGGGGTGACGGCCGGGCGCCGCTCTCCAGGTCCCCGCAAGGACGCGTTCCCGGTGTACGCCTCTGCAAGGGACCCGCATGTAGCGTCGTGCACGGCTGAACCGGCAGCAGGCCTTCCTGCAGGACCGCCCGAGGGCCGATCGTTCCAGGGCCTGGACACCAAAAGTCCGGGCCCGGGTGTGTCAACTTAACGGCCCTGTCTCACTTTCGGTGGTGACTGAGTGTCGTGACGCGTCGTTGACATTCGTGTAAAGAATATCAACGAGCTTGTCCAGACGGTGTTTTCGGTCCTGTTCCCGCTGGTCATAGACAACGTGGTCGACGAGGGTGAGCGGATCGCGGTATGGGCGAGGACGCCTCAGGACATGGCGCCGTGTCCGGTGTGCGGGGTGCCGTCGGGGCGGGTGCATGGCTATTACTGGCGGACCGTGGCCGATGGACGGGTGGCGGTCCGTGTGCGGGTGCGGCATCTGGTGTGTCCCACCCGCGGCTGCCGACATACCTTCCGCGAGCAGGTGCCCGGGGTCCTGGACCGACACCAGCGACGCACCACCCGTCTGACCAGGCAAATCAAGGCCGTGGTTAAGGAGTTAGCGGCCCGGGCCGAGGCACGTTTGCTGGGGATACTCGCGGCGGGCATCTCGCGCCACACGGCTCTGCGTACCCTGTTGCGCATCCCGCTACCCGCAAGGCGGACGCCCCGCGTGATCGGCGTCGACGACTTCGCTCTGCGCCGGCGCCACCGCTACGCCACCGTTATCATCGATGCCGATACCCATGAGCGGATCGACGTGCTGCCCGACCGCACAGCCGACACCCTGGAGGCGTGGCTTCGCGAGCATCCTGGCATCGAGGTCGTGTGCCGCGACGGCTCCGCGACCTACGCCGAGGCCATCCGCCGAGCCCTGCCCCGTGCGACGCAGATCGGCGATCGGTGGCATCTGTGGCACAACCTGTGTGAAGCCGTCTTGAGCGAGGTCAAAGCGCACAGCACCTGCTGGGCCACCGTGCTGGACGCCCCCATCTATGACGGGCCTCGAGCCCAGACGACGCTGGAACGCTGGCATCAAGTCCATGGCCTGCTCGACCAGGGCGTGGGTCTGCTCGAATGTGCCCGGCGCCTGCAGCTGGCCCTGAACACCGTCAAACGTTACGCCCGAGCCGACCGGCCCGAGCGGATGCTCCGCGTCCCAAATTACCGCGCCAGTCTGGTCGATCCGTTCCGTGAGCACCTGCACCTTCGGGCCGAGGACCCAGGCGTTTCGGTCAACCATCTCTTCGAAGAGATCAAGGCCCTGGGGTTCACGGGCTGCCTGAACCTCCTGCACAAGTACATCAACCAGGGCCGTGCGGACGCCGAACTCATCTCCTCCACCACCATCCCCCTCGACCAGAACGACGGGTACTTCACCCTCCACTCGACCAGGAAGCCGCACCGCTCCCCCCGACCGTGGACACCGTGACCGTCGCGCCCGACCGCAGGGCCGCAACCGTCTCCCTCGGCGAGTGGGGAGACAAGCCTCTCTACGGAACCGTCATCAGCTTCGACCGGCCCTGCGCCCAAGGAACCAAGGGGTGGACCAAGGAAGGCGAGTTCACGCTGATCGGCCCTGCGGGCACCCTCTACGTGACCCCCGGAAACAACGACGTAGAGCTGCCAGAGGCCCCCGCGTGGACCCTGACCCTCTACAGCCGCGGGCGCGGCACACAGGCGGAAAACGGCGACTACTACCTGACCGTCTGGCCCCAGCCCCCTGCATGATCCGAGGGTCCCCGCACAAGAACGCAGGGACCCTCCCGTACGCCAATGTGCCCTTCGGTGCATCGCCCAAGTAGACACTGACGTACTCCCGTTCGACCCCGATACGGTTCAACCTCCATCCCAATAAACGATCTCGAGGGAGAACCGTGCGTCTTTCCCGTGCCGCGTCAGCCGCCCTGGCCCTGGCAACACTGCCCGCCATCGTCGCAACCACGACCGCCGCCTCCCCGCAGGCCGCCCCCAAGAACCCGGCACCCGCCGCCGTGTTCACCTTCGACACAGGCGAGCAGGCATTCGACGCCATGACCTCCACCGGCCAGAAGGTCACCACCCTGGCCACCCACATCGGCCAGGCCGCCGACACCAAAATCCTGGCCGCCGGCAACGAGCGCGCCGTGTCCGACACCACCCTCACGCGCGTCTCCGACCCCCAGGCCCGCGCCGCCTGGGCCGCCTCGTCGCGCTTCGTGGACCTGTCCTGGGCCGACATCGGCGCCTCCCACTACACCGTCTACCGCGACGGCACCCAGATCGCCACGACGTCCACCAACAGCTTCCGCGACACCCAGGTCACGCCGGGCAGCAACGTCGACTACCGCATCATCGGCACCGCCAAGGGCGACACCCACACCTGGGCCCTGAGCGCCACCATCCCCGCCAGCAACAGCGTCCAGGCCCTCAACGCCACGGCGAAGGGCATCGAGGCCAAGGCCCGCAAGTACGACAAGAGCAAGCTGGTGTGGCGCTCCTTCATCCGCCCGACATGGGCCACCGTCCCCGGCTACCTCGAAGACGTCTCCGGCTGCAAGTACACCAAGGGCTACAAGTACGCCGGCGACGCCCACGGTTTCTCCGCCAAGCAGAAGGGCTCCAGCTTCCGCGCCTCCGTGACCGGCACCGTCGACTGGAAGAACGGAAAGACCCCCTGGTCGCGTGCCACCGGAAAGACCCGCGTCTACAAGAAGTCCAACAACCGCCTGGTCGCCACCGGCCAGGCCAGCCCCAAGAAGATCAAGTTCAAGGCCCTCAACGCACACAACGGCAAGGACCGCGGCGTGCGCATCATCGTGGAGGCCACCGACCCCTTCTGCCCCTCCGGCGGCATCCGCCGCGCCGGAATCGGCGCCTCCGCCGTGGTCCAGCTCACCCGCTCCGGCAGCTTCCACGTCACCGGCAAGTACCGCCAGGCCCCCGACCACGAGCTGTACCTGTACAACTACAGCGGCAAGAAGTACAAGACCAAGACGATCTTCCGCGCCAAGATGCTCAACCTGACCTGCCTGTCGCAGCCCGCGTGCCAGATCGCCAACATCGCCGCCAAGGGCTAACCGACCCCGCCCCCCCGCACCCCGACCTGAGGGTGCAATGATCAACAGGCGGTCTCCCGCAGCGGGAGACCGCCTGAAGGGGGTTCACCATGAACGTCACATTCCGCAGCGCCCTCTACTACGCGCACTGCGTCACCCTCGGCTCCGTCTTCACCGGCATCACCGCCGACCGTCTCTGGAGCACCGTCAGCGGCGGCCCATGGGAGCCACTTCTGTACGGCAGCCGCTCCGACTGGATCTTCCCCGTCATCTGCATCGCTGTCCTGACCGCAGCCCGCATGCTGCGCCGCACCGATCCCCGCTGGAAGACCGCCGTCATCGACAGCATCCTCTACCTCACGACGTTCATCGCCTGCATCGCTGCCAGCGCCGTCATGCGGGGGGACGCGGCGGCTGATGCCATCGACGGCGCGTTCTTCATCGCCACCCTCGCCATGTTCACCCTCCAGCTCCCCGCCGCCTGGGCCCTGATCGCCTGGTGCAGCGGCCACCTGGAGACCAGCCCGGCCCAGGCCGAGCGCACGGCGTCCGTCAGCGGCTGACCTTCCCGCTCTTGTCCGGCTTCGTGGCCCAGGCCGTCATCTCGTCCAGCGTGCTCCGGTTGACCTCACCGGCAGACGTCGCTGCGATCCGGTACTGAGAATCGATCACCACGGTGAACGGAACACCCTGGGCCCGAAGCACTTCCTTGGGAATCTTCAGCACCGCACGGCCCTGCGGGTCGTGCAGGTTCGGGTAGGGAACGTGGAACTCGCGGACGAACGCCTTCGCCGACGCCGTGCCACTGCCCTGATTGAGGCCGACGACCACCACACCCTTGTCCTTCATCTCCTTTTCGTACCTGACCAGCAAAGGCGTCTCCCGGCGGCACGGTCCGCACCAGAACGCCCACGCGTTGACCACAATCGTCTTCCCCCGCCACGCGGCAAGGTCGAACGGCTTGCCGTCGATCGTGACACCGGTCAGATCGGGGGCCTTGGGCCGGTTCCTGGCATCGATGGTCAGCGCCCCGGAAGCACTCGTGTGATAGCCGGTCGGGGCAGAGCTGTCCATGGACGCAATGACCACAGCGCCCCCCACCGCCAAGACGGCGGCCACAGCAAACGGAACGATCGAACGCACGGAACGTGTCATTGGCAAGTCCTTCTCCAGTCAAGCTCGTTGGCGCCATCCTCCCAGTTCGCACGGGTCAACCCCCTGGCGGGGTACTGCCCTTCGGGGCAGTGCCCAAAGATCCACTATCGCCCACGCGTTCGACTCAGGCAGCATGGCAGATGCTTCCCGCCACCCCTGGCGGGAAGCAGACCGAACGGAGACTGCCATGCAGATAGGCAAAGCCGCCATCTCGGCCGCCCTCGCGGCCAGCGTGCTCGGCGGCATCGCCGGCGCCACCACCGCGAGCGCCACGACAACTTCCAAGGGATCCGCAGCCGTCGCGGACTACGAGCGGCGCCCCGGCGGCGGCTGGCTGGACTCCTGGAAGAGCAGCGGCAAGAAAGGCCAGAAGAGCGCCGCCCACCCGGTGAAGAAGGGCAAGCACTTCTTCCACTTCGGGATCAAGGGCCGCGGTGAGGGCTGGACCGCCGCCGTTTACAAGAGCGTCAAGGGCAAGGACCCCAAGATCCAGTCCCTCAAGGGCAAGGCCAACGGCACCGAGTACTTCGCCGACCCGAAGAAGTACAGCGCTGGCAACTACTACATCGTCTGGAACTACGCCAAGAAGGGCAAGACGGTCTGGGGCGGCATCGAGTAACCCCTTCCACCGCTCATGCGAAGAGGGGCCCCGCAGGGCGAGGGCCCCTCTTCGCACGTCCGCCTACTTCGACAGCGGCGGATCGTTCTTCTTCCACATCAGCGCGAACGCCTGCTTCTTCAGGTTCGCCGTCTTGTTCGAGTACTTCATCAGCGTGATCGCCGTACCCTTCCTGTCCGACTGGGCGGACATGACCAGCTTCCCCGAGTCGTAGGAGATGATCCGCCGGTCATACAGCACCCACGACTGCGCCTTCGACTTCTTGTTGCAGCCGTACTGCTTGACGACCGCCCCCGACTTCTTCGACGTCGGCGCCAGACACTTGCCCGACTTACGGTTCTGGATCACATACCGGGGCCGCTCAGCCGGCTTGTTCGAGTTCACCCACAGCAGGTTCCACCGCTGCGTGGTCGCCTTCTTGTTGCAGCCCCGCAGCTTCACCGACGCCTTGGACTTCTTCGAGTCCTCCATGGAGAAGCACAGGCCGATCTTGCCGTACACCTTCGTCAGTCCCGTGTTCTTGTACGGATCCGACTCCGCCGGTGCGGCCCCCGCAGGCGCCACCACCCCACCCAGAACCGCCACCGCGGCCCCGGACACCACCAACCCGCGCACCGTCTTCTTCATCTGAAAACCCCTCCTGGATAGGGCCGTTACCGGCCGCTGATGTCGAACTTCTGCGTGGAGACCGCCGTCGTGGACGCCGCCGCGAGGGTCAGCCCCACCCCGACCTCGTCCTTCGGCGCCGTGACCACCCGGCGGGAATCCGCGCTGGCGAACTGGCTGTTGCTGACCGACCACAGCGCCCGCGCAAGCGCCGTACACGCCCCGCCCTCGATAGCGGAGCCCCGCGCGGTCAGGCATTCGTTCGAGCCGTCCCGCCGGATCTGGAACAACCGCTTGCCCTTCGGGTCGTTCTTGATCCAGGTGAGCGTGAACGTCTGCGTCCTCGCCCCATCGGAGCCCTTCGGCGCACACTTGGCCAGCTCCATCGGCTCATGCTCCGGAAGCGACCAGCACAAGCCCGTCGTGCCTAGCACCTTCTCCAACTGGATGCCCGCATACGGGTTCGCCTGGTCGGCGGCCGTAGCCTGCACCGAACCCGAGCCCGACGGAGCGTCATCGGAGTCCGCGCACCCGGCCAGGGCCGCCACCGCACACGCCACCGCCACCGCCACCGCCACCGAAACGAACCTGTTCACCGCGGCGCTCACCGTTGCCCGAAGACGCGCTGCGCCTTGTTCCGCTTGGTCGCATCCCCCATCACCAGCGCCGTCCCCGCGCGTCACCCTTGGCCAGGATCACCCGGCCGGCCGCCACGTTGTGGAACGTGCCGCCCGCCAGCCACCACCGCTTCGCCGTGTCGTGGCCCGCGCACTTGACCTGGGCGACCTTCCCACCCGACAGCGGCCCGACCGCCTTCAGACACAGCCCCGAGCGCTTGTTGCGGATCTCGTACAGGCGCTGCGCCTTCGGATCCCTCGGGTTGACCCACTTCAGGGTGAACGTCTGCGTCACCGCCGCCGCGGAGCCCTTCCTCGCGCACCCCCGCAGCTTCACCACCGCACCCGAACGCTTCGAGCCGTCCAGCGACCAGCACGATCCCGGCGCGCTCTTCTTCACCACCTGCACGTTCACGAACGAGCCGGCGCAGCCCCGGCCGGCGAAACCGCCCCGGCCAGCACCCCCGCCGCAGCTCCCGCCAACACCACACCACGCACCACCGGCCGCATACACGCCTCCAGACTCGAACGATCAAACGGACCCCGAGCCTACGCAGCCCCACTACCCGGCGGTATTGCCTTTGTGGGCAGCGCACTTGTAGGCAATAGACCCCGCACAGGTCCCCCGACCGGCCCTCTATCGTGGGCAGGTGACCAGAACCCGCACCGCCGTGCTGCTGACCGCGCTCGCCGCCATAGCCGCCGCACTGACCGTCGCCGTCAACGAGCAGGCAGACCGCCTCGACCCCGCCCCCCGCGCCCACACCGCCGCCTGCCGCGCCCTGGCTCGCACCTACCCCGACCGGATCGGCGACCTCAAACGCACCGCTACCGCCCCCGGAGCCGCCTCCTACGGCCACGGGAACATCACCCTGCGCTGCGGACTGCCGCCCCTGCTGCCCACCGAAGAGACCTGTGTGACGACCGAAGGCGTCGACTGGGTCATCAAAAAGGGATTCGGTGCCAACCAGGAAAAGACGATCGTCACCTACGGCCGCACCCCGGCCGCCGAAGCCGTCATCTCCGCCGACACCCCCACCGATGTCGCCCTGGTCGAAATCGCGCACGCCGTCAAGGCGCTCCCGGCCAACGGCCGCAAATGCATCAGCGCCTCCGACGTGCCGTCCCCCGGGGCAGTGCCCGAAGAGTCAATACCGGCCCACGGGCCTTGACCCCGAATCCTGGACACGGGTTATGCGGCTGGTGTCAGCGTAGTTGATGTTGTTTCGGAGGCTGTCTCGTAGGCGATCGGGCTGCGTTGTCCGAGGCGGGAGTGACCGTCGGGTGTTGTAGCGGTTGAGCCGGCGGAACGCGTCGAGGCGGGCCTCGCGTTCGCTGGACCAGGTCTTGCGGCCCTGAAGCGTCTCGCGTTTGAACGTCGCGTTGAAGGACTCGGCAAGCGCGTTGTCCGCGCTGGAGCCGATCGCGCTCATGGACTGGCGGACGCCGGCCTGGCGGCAGGCGTCGGCGAAGGCCCGGCTGGTGTTCGTTTCCAACGGCGACCTCGATCCCTACTGGCGCTTCCACGCCGCACGCGAGCACGAACGCCTCTACCCCACCCCGGACCAGCGGCGGTTGGACCTCGCCGCTTGATCACGGGACTACTTGTGGACAGACTGCGACCCATGAGGTTCACAGGCGTGCCCACCGACGCGCAGACCGCCCGCGTCGACGCGGTTCCCTCCTTGCGCAGGCAGGCTCGCCAGTGAGCGCCAACCTGCCCTCCTTCCGCTACCACCCCGAACCCCTCGCAAGCGGATCCATCCGCGAGAGCGCCGAGACCTGCGCCTGCTGCGAGCGCAGCACCGGGTGGATCTACACCGCGACCTTCTACACAGCCCAGGAAGTCAACGGGCGGTTCTGCCCCTGGTGCATCGCTGACGGCAGCGCCGCTGAACGATTCGAAGGTGAATTCACCGACTCATACAGGCTCGGCGGCGTCAGCGAGGAGACCCTGAAGCACGTCACCCGCCGCACCCCCGGCTTCCACGCCTGGCAGGACCCGCACTGGCTCGTCCACTGCAACGAGGCGGCCGCCTTCATCGGCGAGGTCGGATACACCGAACTCGCAGCCCACCCCGACGCACTCGACCAGCTTCGAACCGACCTACGGATGGGCGGTTGGCACGACGCATCCCGGCTCGAGAACTTCCTGACCCACCTCGGGCAGGGCGCAAGCGCCATGCTCTTCCGCTGCACCGTCTGCGGCACCCACCTCGCCTACGCCGACGCTTCATAGCCACGCCCAGCCAGACGCGCCTTTCCCTTCAAAGGAACTGCACCCATCCCGGCAACGGCCGAGGGCGGTGCCACGAGCTGCCGCAGGGTGGCGGCCCGGCCCTGGGGGGAGGGATGCCCGCGGCGGTGAGGCGTCTGCCGAGGGCGGCGGGGTCCACGGGCTGTCCGGCCCGGCGCCCGGAGAAGAGCCAGTCGCAGGCGGGCAGGGTGGCGTTGGGCCGGTTCGGGCGCCCGGTGCGTATGCAGTCGAGGAGTATGCCGGCGAAAGGCTCGGGCACGGGCTGTCCGCGTACTCTCCGATGCGGCCGGGCCGGGCCTCTCCAGGCCGCCAACGTCGGCTCGATTGCGGCCCGGCACCCCGGCTCGATCAGAGCCCACTGTGCGATCGTTAAAAAGCCTGGAGAATCGAACGCTTGAGTTCCATTGCCCCTTCGGGCAATGCCCGAAAGGGCCCCTCACACGTGGGCAATGCCCCTTCGTGCAGGGGAAGTTGACGGCCTCGTAAAGGCGTGAACGGTCGATCACTGTCAGGTAGGTTGGTTTCGGTCGCAGACGCAACCAGGCCACGGGGGTCTGCTGGAAACGCTGCGGCCAGGAAGGACCGACGTGACCAAACGGTCCGACGCGGGAGCGACAGCCTGTCCCTACCGTCGCACCGGGCACAGCCCCGAGCCAGGCGTGTGGCGGCTGAACCGACTGACCGAGAGAGAAAGAGAGGTTCTCCTGCTGCTGGGAACGGGACAGGGCAACCGCGAGCTCGCACGGGAACTGGGGATCGCGGAACGCACGGTGAAAGCGCACATCGCAAACATCGTGGCGAAGCTGGGACAGCAGACGCGGACACAGGCGGCGATCGTCTCCGCCCTGGCCCACGGATCACTGTGCACCGACCCGATGTGCTCGCGGCACCTCGGCCAGATACCGGCCCAGCGGCGCGCGCAGTCCGTCGCGTGAGGCGGCGATAGCCCACCTTCGTGCAACGGCGCGTCTTGCCGGCATGCCGGTTCGGGGCCGGTGTCACAGTGATCACACTGCCGGCCCCGGGCCAGCCGTGCCCCGCACCTCTCGCCCAGCCATGCTGACCGGACAAAACCCTCGCGGAGCCTCTGACGCCGTCTCAAGGTTGAGAGTGGTCGAAAAGTTACTCACGGGGTCGGTTTCTGCGCGGCCGGTGATCACCCGGCTGTAGATATACATGCCGGACCGCGGCACAGGGATGAGAGTGACCGTCTCATCCGGTGGGCCTCGGCTCCAAGAACGGGGAACCATGACCAGGTATCAGCGCGTGGTCGCTGCGGCAGGGCCACTTGCCGCCAGCGCCGCACTCGTCTTCGGTGGCACCGCAGCAGGCGCCACCACCTCCGGCCTTCCCTATGGGCCGGGCTCGCAGGCCCACTACACGGTGCAGAAGCAATCGGCCCGAGGCGTCTGCCACTACCGCAGCTACAAGAACCAGCCGCTGCCCGACAGCCACTGCACCCCGGGCGCACTGAACCCGAAAGTGACTGCCAGGACACTCAGGACCACCATCTGCAACCCGGGGTACAGCTCCAAGATCAGGCCCCCGGCGTCAGTGACGGGTGCGGAGAAGTCGGCGAACGCCACGTCGTACAGCTACCGGGGCAGTCTGCACGATGCCGAGTCCGACCACCTGGTCTCTCTGTCGCTGGGCGGTGACCCCAACGACCCGCGCAACCTCTGGGTCGAGCCCCCGAGCCCTGGGCGCAGGCCGGGAGCGGGGCCGAACAACGACAAGGACAAGGTCGAGGCTCGTCTGCACACGGCCATCTGCAGCGGCAGGGTCACTCTTGCCTCGGTTCAGAAGGCAATCG
Encoded proteins:
- a CDS encoding transposase family protein — translated: MRKNTSPAEGTEGLVYQCRLPLSSATLDLVSGLVRGHLKKIRSRWRKLPSGRIALIVLAVLRHDQRLSDLAGGNDVSASTVRRWLLEEIGLLAARAPRLEPALKKIARKSGVVVLLDGTLVRTRRRTGDANRPNYSGKHKAHGLLFLALPDERGNLVWISAARPGRSSEVTTARHHKITAKLREAGLGALADLGFTGLDDDPDDPVIITGRKATRGHPPSTAQKEANKLISRERAANEHGFADLKNWRILTKVRMNARHATTLLRALLVLTNTEIQR
- a CDS encoding response regulator transcription factor; amino-acid sequence: MTERSDAGGHACAYRRMGAHPVKGLWKLKRLTGREREVLLLVGTGAGNRELARELGIAERTVKAHIARIVEKLEQQTRLQVAVLAVLAHEKLCTDLRCECREMSLPPGFSVTTAA
- a CDS encoding TlpA family protein disulfide reductase gives rise to the protein MTRSVRSIVPFAVAAVLAVGGAVVIASMDSSAPTGYHTSASGALTIDARNRPKAPDLTGVTIDGKPFDLAAWRGKTIVVNAWAFWCGPCRRETPLLVRYEKEMKDKGVVVVGLNQGSGTASAKAFVREFHVPYPNLHDPQGRAVLKIPKEVLRAQGVPFTVVIDSQYRIAATSAGEVNRSTLDEMTAWATKPDKSGKVSR
- a CDS encoding RICIN domain-containing protein, which gives rise to MKKTVRGLVVSGAAVAVLGGVVAPAGAAPAESDPYKNTGLTKVYGKIGLCFSMEDSKKSKASVKLRGCNKKATTQRWNLLWVNSNKPAERPRYVIQNRKSGKCLAPTSKKSGAVVKQYGCNKKSKAQSWVLYDRRIISYDSGKLVMSAQSDRKGTAITLMKYSNKTANLKKQAFALMWKKNDPPLSK
- a CDS encoding RICIN domain-containing protein, with product MNRFVSVAVAVAVACAVAALAGCADSDDAPSGSGSVQATAADQANPYAGIQLEKVLGTTGLCWSLPEHEPMELAKCAPKGSDGARTQTFTLTWIKNDPKGKRLFQIRRDGSNECLTARGSAIEGGACTALARALWSVSNSQFASADSRRVVTAPKDEVGVGLTLAAASTTAVSTQKFDISGR
- a CDS encoding RICIN domain-containing protein, with the translated sequence MKKSAPGSCWSLDGSKRSGAVVKLRGCARKGSAAAVTQTFTLKWVNPRDPKAQRLYEIRNKRSGLCLKAVGPLSGGKVAQVKCAGHDTAKRWWLAGGTFHNVAAGRVILAKGDARGRRW
- a CDS encoding DUF3515 domain-containing protein, whose amino-acid sequence is MTRTRTAVLLTALAAIAAALTVAVNEQADRLDPAPRAHTAACRALARTYPDRIGDLKRTATAPGAASYGHGNITLRCGLPPLLPTEETCVTTEGVDWVIKKGFGANQEKTIVTYGRTPAAEAVISADTPTDVALVEIAHAVKALPANGRKCISASDVPSPGAVPEESIPAHGP
- a CDS encoding CbrC family protein — encoded protein: MSANLPSFRYHPEPLASGSIRESAETCACCERSTGWIYTATFYTAQEVNGRFCPWCIADGSAAERFEGEFTDSYRLGGVSEETLKHVTRRTPGFHAWQDPHWLVHCNEAAAFIGEVGYTELAAHPDALDQLRTDLRMGGWHDASRLENFLTHLGQGASAMLFRCTVCGTHLAYADAS
- a CDS encoding helix-turn-helix domain-containing protein; the protein is MTKRSDAGATACPYRRTGHSPEPGVWRLNRLTEREREVLLLLGTGQGNRELARELGIAERTVKAHIANIVAKLGQQTRTQAAIVSALAHGSLCTDPMCSRHLGQIPAQRRAQSVA